In one window of Paracoccus saliphilus DNA:
- a CDS encoding 16S rRNA (uracil(1498)-N(3))-methyltransferase, which produces MAKIRLFIDHPLATGQPVTLEAAQAHYLSGVMRLRAGEVISVFNGRDGEWSAKIVEAGKRGGSLELLEQTAPQRNPPDLWLLFAPIKKARTDFIVEKAAELGAAHILPVQTDFTNSERIRQDRLQAHAIEAAEQCGGTYVPGVEKLVPLSRLLDSWDETRRILWADETMAGPAQTLAGLSSGPWAILIGPEGGFSEAERSRLQALNFVERISLGPRILRADTAAVAAMTLWQAVLGDWR; this is translated from the coding sequence ATGGCGAAGATAAGACTGTTCATAGATCACCCTCTGGCCACGGGACAACCCGTCACGCTGGAAGCTGCGCAGGCGCATTACCTGTCGGGCGTCATGCGGCTGCGTGCGGGAGAGGTGATCTCGGTCTTCAACGGTCGCGACGGGGAATGGTCCGCAAAGATCGTCGAGGCGGGCAAGCGCGGCGGCAGTCTGGAACTGCTGGAGCAAACCGCCCCGCAGCGCAATCCTCCCGATCTCTGGCTGTTATTCGCGCCGATCAAGAAAGCGCGCACCGATTTTATCGTCGAGAAGGCGGCAGAGCTGGGAGCCGCGCATATCCTGCCCGTCCAGACCGATTTCACCAATTCCGAACGTATCCGGCAGGATCGTCTTCAAGCCCATGCCATCGAGGCGGCCGAACAATGCGGCGGCACCTATGTGCCGGGCGTGGAAAAGCTTGTGCCGCTGTCCCGCCTGTTGGATAGTTGGGACGAGACCCGTCGGATATTGTGGGCAGACGAGACCATGGCCGGCCCCGCCCAGACATTGGCCGGGCTGTCCTCCGGCCCTTGGGCTATCCTGATCGGCCCCGAAGGCGGCTTTTCCGAGGCAGAGCGATCTCGCTTGCAGGCACTGAATTTTGTTGAGCGAATCAGCCTCGGCCCAAGGATTCTGCGTGCGGATACGGCTGCCGTGGCGGCAATGACGCTCTGGCAGGCAGTGCTAGGCGATTGGCGCTAA
- a CDS encoding ribbon-helix-helix domain-containing protein, with translation MMPTSAMIDLPPMTPPLKRSVTIEGHRTSVSLEDAFWRALLYEAEQRGMTRATLIGRIDRNRPPDIGLATALRLFVLSEMDKRGG, from the coding sequence ATGATGCCCACAAGCGCGATGATTGACTTGCCGCCAATGACGCCGCCGCTGAAGCGGTCGGTTACGATCGAAGGGCACCGCACTTCGGTTTCGCTCGAGGATGCATTCTGGCGCGCATTGCTGTACGAGGCTGAACAGCGGGGCATGACACGGGCGACCCTTATCGGTCGGATCGATCGCAACCGCCCCCCTGATATCGGGCTTGCAACGGCACTGCGGTTATTCGTGCTGTCCGAAATGGATAAGAGGGGCGGTTAG
- a CDS encoding DUF1127 domain-containing protein produces MSAIETNRSFAVGGLGSVVANLASLIGSWIDTRQTRRELGRLSDRELDDIGLNRGDIERIARGL; encoded by the coding sequence ATGTCCGCCATCGAAACGAACCGCAGCTTTGCAGTTGGAGGTCTTGGCAGTGTCGTCGCAAATCTTGCTTCGCTGATCGGGTCGTGGATCGACACGCGCCAAACCCGTCGCGAACTGGGCCGCCTGTCGGACCGCGAACTGGACGATATCGGCCTGAACCGCGGCGACATCGAGCGGATTGCACGCGGCCTCTGA